One Companilactobacillus heilongjiangensis genomic window, GGTAATAGCTGAAGCGTTTTTCTAAGACTTTCAATGCCCATGTACAGATCAAAGTTAGTAGTAAATAAATGACACCGACCAAGACTAATGGAAGTAAAGTTACGTCACGTGAACTGGCAATGTTTCCGGCTCGCAACAAGTCGCCCAATCCAATTACGTAAACTAAAGATGAATCCTTGACCAAGTTGATGACTTCGTTACCAATTGAAGGAAGCACGATTTTGACAACTTGAGGAATAATAATTTTTCTAATTGTTTGCCAGTAATTCAATCCAAGCACCTTAGCACCTTCGAATTGACCCTTGCTGATAGTTCCAAAACCACCACGGAAGATTTCGGCAAAGTAAGCTGTATAGTTCAGGATGAAAGCGAAGAGTGCGGCGTCATATCTCTCGAAAACGATATGTGCGAATGGCATGTTTGGCAATCCGTAGAATACGAAAATTAATTGCAAAAGTAATGGAGTTCCACGCATGACCCAAATATAAAATGATAACAACCAGCTGAGTGGTTTAAATTTGGAGCTGCGTCCGAGTGATACCAAGACCCCTAATGGCAATGAACAAATGATTGTCCAAAAGAAAACTTTTAATGTCATTGCTGTACCGCTTAATAATGACGGTAAAATCTCAAAGATATAATTCATCATAATTTTTTCTCCCCTTTGTTAAATATAAAAAAAAGACGCCCGCTAGCAAATATGCTAGAGGACGTCTTGACGTGGTTCCACCTCGAGTTTGCCAATATCTCACGATACTGACCTCAGGAAGTTATTGTAAAAAGGTTCGCAAATAAACAAAAAACCCTCTTAGTCAAAAGACTAAGAGGGCGAATATTCGCGGTACCACCTCTGGTTACTAATATCTCACGATACTAGACTTATGAAGTTACAATAACTTCAGCTGTAACGGGGCTACCGAAATGACCTACTTGTTTCAATCACTCAACTTACAGATGTGTTTCATCAAGGATCAGGTCAACTCACACCAACGTTGACTCTCTGGACTGATTTACTCGATTACTCTTCTGTCGTCGCTTTTTATATTTGTTTTAAAATGTTGAAGTTATCTTAATGCGGATTAAAACCAAAGTCAAGTTTTTTTTATTTTGCCGCCGGAGGCTGGCAGTAATTTAACTCGCTATGGGGACCGGCGTGAGCCAAGGTCTCACGCCTCGACTTTGAACTTTGCAAAGACCGCAAATTTCAAAGCTCGCCCCGTGGTGTAACGGCTAAAGCCGTAACGCCACCTCCACAGCGTGTTAAATTACTGCCAGCCTCCGGCTATTTTATTGGCGTTCTGCAATGTTAATGATATTTGTTTACGTATCGGTAGGTAAATTGATATTATATCAGTGAATTTTTTTCTAATTGTTATTAAATATTTAGAATTATTTTATTTTTAAACGACAGGATCTGAAATTTGTAATCAATAGTTTAGTTCAATTAAGTTTCTCCTCGTGAAACTCAATAGATTTGAGTTATTTATATGTTTAATAATTGCAGAATATCAAATATCTGAATCAAAAAATACACGAGCCGGAGGGTGAGAGGGAGTCCAAATGCCATGAAAGTGTTGTTAGAACAGTGCTTTTCTGTTCTTACAACACTGACGTATTTTGAGATTCGCGAACCTTGCGAAGCTCAAAATCGAGGCGCGAGACCTTGGCTCGCACCGGTCGCATGGCTTGTAGACTCCCTCACCCCCTCCGGCGGCAAACTTGACATAGCATATACTTTATAATATATTGTTAATGAAAACATATTATACGACGTATAATATTGAGAAACGAGGAGATAATATGGCAATTCAAGTTTCGACTGAGATTCTTGAGGGTTCAGTTTTAGCTCTGTTGACCAAAGAGGATTACTACGGTTATGCGATTACTAGGGAAATCAAGAAAGTTTTTCCCATATCAGAATCAACTATGTATCCCATCTTGCGTCGCCTGAAAAAAGAGGATTGGTTGAGTACCTACGATGAGGCCTATGAAGGTCGGAATCGTCGCTACTATAAGATTACCGATCAGGGTCTAAGACGTTTGGATGAAATCAGAGGCAATTGGCAAGAATTAAAGGCAGCTACGGATGCTATCTTGGAGGGGAATAATGAAGAATAAAGCGATTGATACTTATATTGATGAATTTGAAATATATTTACATCAATTAAGTGATAAAGAAAAACAAGATGTGCTTGAATTTTATCGAGAATATATCATTGATGCTAATTTACAATCATCAGATGCCATTATTAATGAGTTGGGAACACCAAAACATTTGGCACGTAAGGTTTTGGCAGACTATTCGATTAAGATGTCAGAGGAAAATTATCAAAGTGTCGATAATGGACAGATGACAGGCAATCAACGTTTTTCCAAAAATTTGAAAATGATTGGCTTAGTTATCTTGGCGTTAATGGCATCACCAGTGGCAATTATGATTGCTGTTATATTGATTCCATTAATTGTCTTGTTCTTAGGTTTAGGAGTTTTGTTCATTCTTCTATTCCTATTCATGGTCGCCATGTCAGTAGTCGGCGGAATTGGAGCTATCTTTATCGGATTATCGGTTATGTTCCAATCATTTGCGACAACAGTTTTCTATGTTGGTGTCGGACTATTGATTCTAGGTGTCGACTTCTTCATCATTCCAATCATCATTGCATTACTCAAATGGTTCTTCAGTGTCATCGTGATTTTCTTCCGTTGGTTAGGTAAAAAGATGTTACGTGGAAGAAAAACTCCAATGAAGGGGGAAAAAGAAAATGCGTAAGTATTTCGTGACGGGATTTTATTTATTGATTGCCGGTGGCTTATTATTACTAGGTGGAATCCTAATGGGCGCCAATCGTTCAGTTGTTTGGGATCACGGTTTCAAGGTGGCTCAAGTTAAAAATGAGACTTATCCGTTATCTGACTTTGACAATATTTACGTTGAAGGCCGAGATACTGATATCAATATTAAGTTTGGTGACCGTTATAAGATTCATATCGATGGTGATAAGTCTCAAGCCCCAACTTATAGTGTTAAAGATGGTACTTTGACAGTGAATGGCAGCGACAAAAAGGGACGTGTAGGTGTTGACGTTTTAGGACGTGAAAAAGTAACCATCACCATTCCAATGAATAAAACTTTAGATAACGTTGATTTAAGAACTGCTAATAGCAAAATTCGTATCAGTGATGTAACGATAAATAATTTGATTAAAACCGCTAAAGATATGGATTATGATGCCGATATGTCGCTGAATGATGTAACGATACATAACGCCAAAAAGATTGATTTATATAACGCTGACTTTGAATTGAAAAATTCTAATATTACAAATCTTTCATTGACTGCCAGCGCACATTCAGAAATTGAAGCAGAAAATGCAACACTAAAAAATCCTAGTATTAATTTGGATCAATCCAGTTTGGACGTTGATGAATCAAATATTGATTCAATGAAGGTTTTTGTTAATCATGGAAAAGTTGAAATAGAAAAATCTGTCTTTATGAACAATAATCAAGTTAGACTGTTGAATACTAGCCGTTTTGAAGGTGAGAAGTTGACTGTTGACGGATTAAAACTCAATACGGATAAAGGTGTTGTTCGTTATTTCGATAAGAGTTATGGAACTAGTTTTGAAAATAAAACTGATGCCACTAACTTGCTTGACGTAAAAGCTACTAAAGGAACGATTACAGTTAAGTAGATTAGGTTGTTGTAGTCATCTTTGTTATAATGGCGTTATCTATTGTGAGGGATATTGATGAATACTAACTTTAATCGAATATCTGCCATAGAAATTCGTCGTGAGGCTCACAGAGCTTTTCGAAAAGATATTAAAGGAAATATTTCTTTAAATGTAATTCCAATCTTATTGAGATTCTTGGCAGTGTTTTTTGGAACAAAACTTTATACTTCTTGGATGGCTAATCTGAACGTTAATTTGGCCGATCCAAATCAGACAAGTCAACGCTTAGCCGAAATTTCGTCTAACATGGCGAATGATCCAAGTTCAGTTGATAAATATATGTTAACTTTAACGCCACAGACAAGTGTTATTGTCTACGCTTTTATGTTCTTCTTTATCATGGCTTGTGTTGGAGTTTCCTATACAGTACTTGATAAATTACGAAATCCAGATTATCAAATCAATGCTTTACGTGACAGTTTGCAGGCTTTCTCGGGACGTTATTTCTTCCCAATGATTTTCATTACAGCACTGTTTGGACTATTTCTGGAAGCAGGGTTTATGTTGTATTTCATTCCAGGTGTCTGGTTCCTGTTGATTTTTTCACAAGTATTCTTAGTATTTAAGGATGATGTTGAGAGTCAACAAGGTAAGTGGTCATTACGAATGGCATTTTCAACTTTTAGTCGTAGTTCAATTTTGATGCGAGGTTATAAGTGGACGTACTTTTCATTGTGCTTAGAATTTTTCTTCTGGGAAATTTTGAACGCTATGACGCATGAATTATTGTCCGTTTGGTTACAGCCTTACGAGCAATTAACAATGACAGTCTTTTATCAAAAAGTTTTAGAGAATAATCAACAAAAATAATATCTTAGTTCTGATGAATATATTTTTATTCATTGGGACTTTTTTTGTTTGTGTATTGAAGTATGCCGCCACCGGGTGCAAGTGATTTGGGCTGGCTGTGGGGACCGGTTCGAGCCAAAGAGCGGTCTCGAACCTCGCTTTTGAGCCTTGCAAAACCGGCAAGTCTCAAAAGTCGTCCCGTAGTATGAGTGCTTACGCACTTATACTACCTTCACGGCTAGCCCAATCACTTGCACCCGGTGGCTGGGTTTGTTTATAGACTTGAATGGTTAGTTATCTTCAAAAAAACTTGAGTTAATGGTTGATTGGAATTTTGTAAATGATTGTTTTTTGTTCGTTATAACGGTGGTATAAATTTTCAATTGTTGATTATGTTAGATTCATTAGTATGTAAATCATGAATGAGTATTTTAAATTGTGTCTGGGTAATTCATCAGATAAAAAAATCTAGCGGAACTACATTACTGCCCACCGGAAGCGGCAACAAAAAAAAAGAAGCTCAGCTTTTTGCCGAACTTCTTTAATTTATCTATTTTCAACGAAGATATAATCGATAGCTTTTGCACCGATTGTAATGTTGGTACCATCAGCTTTGCGAACTACTAATGAATTATCAAACTTCTCATGTTTAATAATTTCTATGGTATCGTCAATTTCCAAATTTAGACTTCCAAAATATTGTAGGAAGTCATAATTATCGGATACTCTGACGATTTGAACTTTGGCACCATCTGGCACCATACTTAGTAGTTTATCATCGGCATCAGTTTCACCTTGGCCGTTTCCGGGGATAATTCCACCATGTGGGCAACGTTGTGGATGATCTAGAAAATCATTCAGGTGATCAACTAGGTCGTCATCTGATGAATGTTCTAGGGCATCGGCGTTATGGTGTACGTTATCAACGGGATATTTAAGCTTCTCATGCAAAAAGACTTCCCATAATCTATGCGTGCGGACTAGTTTTTCGGAAACTTTATTCCCTTTAGGAGTCAACACGATTTTGTTATATGGTGAGTGTGTTAAATAGCCTTCACTAGCCAACGCATTCAACATTTCTGTTACTGATGGGGCGGAAACATTCATGATTTCGGAGATGCGTTTGTTAGTTATTTTGGTAAAGTCATAATTTAGTTCATATATAGTTTTTAAATAATTTTCTTTGTTAGGGGACAATTTTACAACCTTTCGCTTAACCTAATAATATTCTTAGCCTTTCTATTATAGCGCATATCATTCAACTTTGATAATGGATAATGTTAAAATATTTTTGAGGAGAGGAGGGGATATTTATGAGTGAACCAAAGCGTCGTTTTGACTGGTTCGGTTTTATTATTGGGCTGATTTCTTTATACGCCGGATATTTAGTTATTTGGTATCCATTGAAGAGTTTATCGACTCTGGCCGTAATTTTTGGGGTCTTCGTTATTTTGCGTGGAGTTTATCAATTGTGGTTTGGATCACAGATGACAAGATTTCTAGGCGTTCGCAGTGGTTGGACGATTTTTGGAGCCGTTGTTAATATTATTATTGGTATTATTTTTATTTCTCACCTGAATGTGGGAGTCGCAGTAATCGTCTATATGTTTGCCATCTGGTTCTTGATAGATGCTATTTTCCAAATTTTAACATCACGTTTCTACCACTTCTTTGGGAAAAAGTATTACATCTTGATTGTGATTTTAGCTTGCTTGAACTTGCTATTCGCTATCATTTTGTTATTCAATCCAGTTTTGGCCGGTAGTTTCATCGTCTTCATGTTGGCATTTTTCTTCTTTGCCACCGGAATTTCCGAAATTATCGAAGCATTTTAATTAAAAGCATTTTCTACGTTTAGGAAATTTGCTAAAATGTAGAAAGTGTTTACGCCGTCTTAGCTCAGATAGGTAGAGCATCACCATGGTAAGGTGGGGGTCGTCGGTTCAAATCCGATAGACGGCTTAATGAATGATGTATATAGTGCAGTTAATAGATGTGGGCTGGCAATGGTACCCATCTATTTTTTTACGCAAAAAAACGGTCTGCGTTAGTTAGACCGTCAAATTGTGCGTCAATTTCTCAGCTTTAAAATCGTTTCTTTATTACTCCATGGAATTATATCCAAGCCACGTATTTGCGCAATGTTTTTAGTTTTGTCTGAAATACTATTGTCGATATCGTTAAAAACAACTGAATAATTCATATTATTTTTTTTGTAATCGATATTTCCCCTTAAATCTTCAAACGTAACAATCTCTGCAGAGATTCTTTGGAAATCTGCATTATTCAGTATTTGAATTAATTGTAAGGGCCTGCTTTTTGATTTTCCGATTGCATATGAAATTTTATAAGTATTTCCACTGCCTCCAGTTACAGGGTAATTAGGTAATCCTTTGAATTCTTTATCGTCAAAGTAACTCATAACATCTTCAAAGAATAAATTTTTAACATTACTTTTACGAGTCATTAATAAATCATCAATTCTCAGAATGGTTTGAATTAATGACTGTTTCATTATTGGAAAGTCTTCTTTTTTACCATTGATCTTTAAGACTTGATCAGAAGTTAATTGGACTTTAAAGGATTGAAGAATATCTTTTATAATTCTTAATCGTACATTACTATTGATATCGATACCCAGCAAAACTAAATCATTAAGGGTATTCCCATCATCAGATAGTTGAATTTCATTATCATCGATTTGAGAAACATATATCGCTATTCGATCCCCGATAATATTTGTAAAAGGAGTCATTATTTCATCGCCATCGTCAAATGATTTAATTGAATATTTAGTTTTCATCCATTGTATATAATCGTTTATCCATTTGTCAGTGTTCATGATTAATTCCTCCTTTCAAGTAAGTATATTATACAAAATCAGCAGTGATTT contains:
- a CDS encoding amino acid ABC transporter permease; the encoded protein is MMNYIFEILPSLLSGTAMTLKVFFWTIICSLPLGVLVSLGRSSKFKPLSWLLSFYIWVMRGTPLLLQLIFVFYGLPNMPFAHIVFERYDAALFAFILNYTAYFAEIFRGGFGTISKGQFEGAKVLGLNYWQTIRKIIIPQVVKIVLPSIGNEVINLVKDSSLVYVIGLGDLLRAGNIASSRDVTLLPLVLVGVIYLLLTLICTWALKVLEKRFSYYR
- a CDS encoding PadR family transcriptional regulator; the encoded protein is MAIQVSTEILEGSVLALLTKEDYYGYAITREIKKVFPISESTMYPILRRLKKEDWLSTYDEAYEGRNRRYYKITDQGLRRLDEIRGNWQELKAATDAILEGNNEE
- a CDS encoding DUF1700 domain-containing protein, which produces MKNKAIDTYIDEFEIYLHQLSDKEKQDVLEFYREYIIDANLQSSDAIINELGTPKHLARKVLADYSIKMSEENYQSVDNGQMTGNQRFSKNLKMIGLVILALMASPVAIMIAVILIPLIVLFLGLGVLFILLFLFMVAMSVVGGIGAIFIGLSVMFQSFATTVFYVGVGLLILGVDFFIIPIIIALLKWFFSVIVIFFRWLGKKMLRGRKTPMKGEKENA
- a CDS encoding DUF4097 family beta strand repeat-containing protein; amino-acid sequence: MRKYFVTGFYLLIAGGLLLLGGILMGANRSVVWDHGFKVAQVKNETYPLSDFDNIYVEGRDTDINIKFGDRYKIHIDGDKSQAPTYSVKDGTLTVNGSDKKGRVGVDVLGREKVTITIPMNKTLDNVDLRTANSKIRISDVTINNLIKTAKDMDYDADMSLNDVTIHNAKKIDLYNADFELKNSNITNLSLTASAHSEIEAENATLKNPSINLDQSSLDVDESNIDSMKVFVNHGKVEIEKSVFMNNNQVRLLNTSRFEGEKLTVDGLKLNTDKGVVRYFDKSYGTSFENKTDATNLLDVKATKGTITVK
- a CDS encoding DUF975 family protein encodes the protein MNTNFNRISAIEIRREAHRAFRKDIKGNISLNVIPILLRFLAVFFGTKLYTSWMANLNVNLADPNQTSQRLAEISSNMANDPSSVDKYMLTLTPQTSVIVYAFMFFFIMACVGVSYTVLDKLRNPDYQINALRDSLQAFSGRYFFPMIFITALFGLFLEAGFMLYFIPGVWFLLIFSQVFLVFKDDVESQQGKWSLRMAFSTFSRSSILMRGYKWTYFSLCLEFFFWEILNAMTHELLSVWLQPYEQLTMTVFYQKVLENNQQK
- a CDS encoding metal-dependent transcriptional regulator, encoding MSPNKENYLKTIYELNYDFTKITNKRISEIMNVSAPSVTEMLNALASEGYLTHSPYNKIVLTPKGNKVSEKLVRTHRLWEVFLHEKLKYPVDNVHHNADALEHSSDDDLVDHLNDFLDHPQRCPHGGIIPGNGQGETDADDKLLSMVPDGAKVQIVRVSDNYDFLQYFGSLNLEIDDTIEIIKHEKFDNSLVVRKADGTNITIGAKAIDYIFVENR
- a CDS encoding HdeD family acid-resistance protein; its protein translation is MSEPKRRFDWFGFIIGLISLYAGYLVIWYPLKSLSTLAVIFGVFVILRGVYQLWFGSQMTRFLGVRSGWTIFGAVVNIIIGIIFISHLNVGVAVIVYMFAIWFLIDAIFQILTSRFYHFFGKKYYILIVILACLNLLFAIILLFNPVLAGSFIVFMLAFFFFATGISEIIEAF
- a CDS encoding DUF1828 domain-containing protein; the encoded protein is MNTDKWINDYIQWMKTKYSIKSFDDGDEIMTPFTNIIGDRIAIYVSQIDDNEIQLSDDGNTLNDLVLLGIDINSNVRLRIIKDILQSFKVQLTSDQVLKINGKKEDFPIMKQSLIQTILRIDDLLMTRKSNVKNLFFEDVMSYFDDKEFKGLPNYPVTGGSGNTYKISYAIGKSKSRPLQLIQILNNADFQRISAEIVTFEDLRGNIDYKKNNMNYSVVFNDIDNSISDKTKNIAQIRGLDIIPWSNKETILKLRN